One genomic window of Streptomyces sp. NBC_01276 includes the following:
- a CDS encoding PBSX family phage terminase large subunit, with amino-acid sequence MIPSADHLSDKQLRSIREATARINLWHGSVRSGKTISSLLRFLLAVRRAPAAGLILIVGRSLATIERNVIEPLQDPELFSDTAAEVHHTRGATTAVILGRVVHLIGASDSRSEGRLRGLTASIAYADEVTLLPEAFFTQLLARLSVPGAILIGTTNPDGPRHWLKAKYLDRQHELDLASWHFKLADNPALSPAYVKALSAEYTGLWRRRMILGEWVVAEGAIFDMYDEQQHVVDELPEMRRYWAGVDYGTSNPFVAILLGLGVDGRLYAVSEWRHDARAVHRQMTDAQYSRAVREWIAEQDVRPEWTFIDPSATSFSTQLWADGYPNVARANNAVLDGIRSVANALDAGRLLIHRSCEGLLAEFSTYVWDDAAAARGEDRPVKQDDHSLDALRYVVHSTVHEWRGLLV; translated from the coding sequence GTGATCCCCTCGGCTGATCACCTCTCCGACAAGCAACTGCGCTCGATCCGCGAGGCGACCGCCCGTATCAACCTGTGGCACGGCAGCGTACGAAGCGGCAAGACGATCTCGTCGCTGCTGCGCTTCCTGCTCGCCGTCCGGCGGGCGCCCGCCGCGGGCCTGATCCTGATTGTGGGCCGCTCGCTCGCCACGATCGAGCGGAACGTGATCGAGCCGCTGCAAGACCCCGAGTTGTTCTCGGATACCGCGGCCGAGGTCCACCACACCCGGGGCGCGACAACCGCCGTAATCCTCGGCCGAGTCGTGCACCTGATCGGCGCGAGTGACTCTCGCTCCGAGGGCCGGCTGCGAGGTCTGACCGCCTCCATCGCTTACGCGGATGAGGTCACGCTGCTGCCGGAAGCGTTCTTCACGCAGCTACTCGCCCGCCTGTCGGTGCCCGGCGCAATCCTGATCGGGACGACCAACCCGGACGGCCCGCGGCACTGGCTCAAAGCGAAGTACCTCGACCGGCAGCACGAGCTCGACCTCGCATCGTGGCACTTCAAGCTCGCCGACAATCCGGCACTGTCGCCCGCCTACGTCAAGGCCCTGTCCGCCGAGTACACCGGCCTATGGCGGCGCCGGATGATCCTCGGCGAGTGGGTTGTCGCCGAGGGCGCGATCTTCGACATGTACGACGAGCAGCAGCACGTCGTCGACGAGCTGCCCGAGATGCGCCGCTACTGGGCAGGGGTGGACTACGGCACGAGCAACCCTTTCGTGGCGATCTTGCTCGGCCTCGGCGTCGACGGCCGGCTGTACGCGGTGAGCGAGTGGAGACACGACGCTCGCGCCGTACACCGGCAGATGACCGACGCGCAGTACAGCCGCGCCGTCCGCGAGTGGATCGCCGAGCAGGACGTGCGGCCCGAGTGGACGTTCATCGACCCGAGCGCGACGAGCTTCTCGACTCAGCTTTGGGCCGACGGATACCCGAACGTGGCCCGCGCCAACAACGCCGTGTTGGACGGCATCCGCAGCGTGGCGAATGCGCTCGACGCCGGCCGGCTACTGATCCATCGCTCGTGCGAGGGGCTGCTCGCCGAGTTCTCCACGTACGTATGGGACGACGCCGCCGCGGCCCGCGGTGAAGACCGCCCCGTCAAGCAAGACGATCACTCGCTCGACGCGCTGCGATACGTGGTGCACAGCACCGTGCACGAGTGGCGCGGCCTGCTCGTCTGA
- a CDS encoding phage portal protein — MPLPDNGAPWPPPALAWHYAELRVDDAWYAGDRDKLAAVYRSAPQRRDGRRRLWGRDRAEQPGTPDHRLHIPLPGDIATASADLLFAEPPEFTVADAATQDRLDELDEADGIANTLLEAAEVAAALGGVYLRVTWDRSLAGRPLLTTVHPDAAVPEWRWGQLVAVTFWRELSSDSVTVWRHLERHSPGRIEQGLYQGSQNSLGVRVPLTEHPDVAALADSLGPDGDAIETGIGLLTAAYCPNIRPHRKHRGSPFGRSDFSAPLYDLFDSLDTTWSSWIRDLRLARARLLVPDGYLRDHGPGRGASFDDDREIWTLLNVPPTEQGGAGITLSQFAIRVDEHERTSAAITRQAVMSAGYSAATFGLGDQGAAVTATEVRARERKSMITRGKKVRYWTPPVADMLHVLLLLDRQFFTPRIVPERPRVEFGDTITDDTSSLAQTLALLQQAQAVSTETKVRLLHPEWDETYVQAEVARIGIESGTAVPDPMQSGQLV; from the coding sequence GTGCCGCTGCCTGACAACGGCGCGCCGTGGCCGCCGCCGGCCCTCGCCTGGCACTATGCCGAACTGCGGGTCGACGATGCTTGGTACGCCGGCGACCGCGACAAGCTCGCCGCGGTGTATCGCAGCGCCCCGCAGCGCCGCGACGGCCGGCGCCGGCTGTGGGGGCGCGACCGGGCAGAGCAGCCTGGGACACCCGATCACCGGCTGCACATCCCCTTGCCCGGGGACATCGCGACCGCGAGCGCTGATCTCCTGTTCGCCGAGCCGCCCGAGTTCACCGTCGCCGATGCAGCCACGCAAGACCGGCTCGACGAGCTCGACGAGGCCGACGGCATCGCGAACACGTTGCTCGAAGCGGCCGAGGTCGCCGCCGCGCTCGGGGGCGTGTATCTACGCGTCACCTGGGATCGGTCGCTCGCTGGCCGGCCCCTGCTCACGACGGTGCATCCCGACGCCGCTGTGCCGGAATGGCGTTGGGGGCAGCTCGTCGCCGTGACGTTCTGGCGCGAGCTCTCCTCGGATTCAGTCACGGTGTGGCGGCACCTTGAACGGCACTCCCCGGGCCGGATCGAGCAAGGGCTCTACCAAGGTTCGCAGAACAGTCTCGGGGTGCGGGTGCCGCTCACCGAGCACCCCGACGTCGCCGCGCTCGCCGACTCGCTCGGCCCCGATGGCGACGCGATCGAGACCGGTATCGGCCTGCTGACCGCCGCCTACTGCCCCAACATCCGTCCCCACCGCAAGCACCGCGGCTCGCCGTTCGGCCGGTCCGACTTCAGCGCTCCCCTGTACGACCTGTTCGACTCGCTCGATACGACGTGGTCGAGCTGGATTCGCGATCTGCGGCTCGCTCGCGCGCGGCTGCTCGTGCCCGACGGTTATCTGCGGGACCACGGGCCGGGGCGCGGTGCGAGCTTTGACGACGACCGGGAAATCTGGACGCTGCTCAACGTCCCGCCGACCGAGCAGGGCGGCGCCGGCATCACCCTGTCGCAGTTCGCGATCAGGGTCGACGAGCACGAGCGCACCTCAGCCGCGATCACCCGGCAAGCGGTGATGAGCGCCGGGTACTCCGCCGCGACGTTCGGGCTCGGCGACCAGGGCGCCGCCGTGACTGCGACCGAGGTCAGAGCGCGCGAGCGGAAGAGCATGATCACCCGGGGCAAGAAAGTGAGGTACTGGACGCCGCCCGTCGCCGACATGCTGCACGTTCTACTGCTGCTCGACCGGCAGTTCTTCACACCGCGCATCGTGCCCGAGCGGCCCCGTGTCGAATTCGGTGACACGATCACCGACGACACGTCCTCGCTCGCTCAGACCTTGGCACTCCTCCAGCAGGCGCAAGCCGTCTCGACCGAGACCAAGGTGCGACTGCTGCACCCCGAGTGGGACGAGACATACGTGCAGGCCGAGGTCGCCCGTATCGGCATCGAGTCGGGCACGGCAGTGCCCGACCCGATGCAGAGTGGGCAACTGGTCTAG
- a CDS encoding phage minor capsid protein codes for MPIHPAMAEDLSAGVRDLYADAEQRLLGIVARQLAEGFDAPGWAVAKLRDIQPLRRAAQGVVNALETALDLEVFSAVTEAYDVGARASLDELGALSDADARRIADSTPNTRAVDRLAAETIELVTETHRGILRGVEDGYRQVISEVSATPLLGIDTRRQATQRALERFADRGLRTFVDKSGRAWQMTSYAEMAVRTAVGRAAVEAHGDKLRAAGVSLVIVSNAPHNCDLCDPFEGRVLALDGPGGARTIEVEHATDDDRTVRVHVAGSLDEARRRGLQHPNCRHSTSAYLPGVTRAPVEHSEDPAGYEATQRQRAIERAIRKWKNRTAVAATPETKRAAEARVRQWQGRMREHLAQHPELIRRREREQPGASNLPPAGGTAGRPGPSGPGSDPFEAARVRAGDDRTLPEMTDEQLGAALRPGVLDERDRDRITAEADRRDEQALLDRIRPNGRLVDSLAEFSDDELARVALHLDDDGLLRVMAEADRRDIDAAMPGVRGDLLGMSEQALATRARHVPEDRPAIGAEIHRRRLLDSLFPGGRLAGDLSALGDELLVWGIRYASPADAERIAGEIDRRHPPTPPPPAAGATVADTLAARDALDAAMHPIRLDDPPPVDPDEWGPYGADVERGPDGTEHMSATERWVYERELEARSARGAYSRAELREMYDEHIYVQWLAAEDYTRGILLNRKSRAAGHDPRPLFSGPAHVAYARASEELIRFWEDVSPRITFAEFSEGVTGVRTGAGDTARHSAHAQWLKQ; via the coding sequence ATGCCCATTCACCCCGCCATGGCCGAGGACCTCTCGGCCGGCGTCCGCGATCTCTACGCGGACGCCGAGCAGCGCCTGCTCGGCATCGTCGCGCGGCAGCTCGCCGAGGGGTTCGACGCCCCCGGGTGGGCAGTCGCCAAGCTGCGCGACATCCAGCCGCTACGACGAGCAGCGCAGGGGGTCGTCAACGCCCTCGAGACCGCGCTCGACCTCGAGGTGTTCTCAGCAGTCACCGAGGCGTACGACGTCGGGGCGCGGGCCAGCCTCGACGAGCTCGGCGCCCTCTCCGACGCCGACGCCCGGCGGATCGCCGACAGCACCCCGAACACCCGGGCCGTTGACCGCCTCGCCGCCGAGACGATCGAGCTCGTCACCGAGACGCACCGCGGCATTCTGCGAGGCGTCGAGGACGGATACCGGCAGGTCATCAGCGAGGTATCGGCGACGCCGCTCCTCGGCATCGACACCCGCCGGCAGGCCACGCAGCGCGCCCTCGAAAGGTTCGCCGACCGCGGTCTGCGGACGTTCGTCGATAAGAGCGGGCGCGCGTGGCAGATGACGAGCTATGCCGAGATGGCAGTGCGGACCGCCGTCGGGCGGGCCGCGGTCGAGGCGCACGGCGACAAGCTGCGCGCCGCCGGCGTCTCGCTCGTGATCGTCTCCAACGCCCCCCACAACTGCGATCTTTGCGACCCGTTCGAGGGGCGGGTGCTCGCGCTCGACGGCCCGGGCGGCGCCCGGACGATCGAGGTCGAGCACGCCACCGACGACGATCGCACCGTGCGCGTGCACGTCGCCGGATCGCTCGACGAAGCACGTCGGCGCGGGCTGCAACACCCCAACTGCCGGCACTCCACCTCGGCCTACTTGCCGGGGGTCACCCGGGCGCCGGTAGAGCACTCCGAGGATCCGGCCGGCTATGAAGCTACACAGCGGCAGAGGGCGATCGAGCGCGCCATCAGGAAGTGGAAGAACCGCACCGCCGTCGCCGCAACGCCCGAGACCAAGAGAGCGGCCGAGGCACGGGTGCGGCAGTGGCAGGGCCGAATGCGCGAGCACCTCGCGCAGCACCCCGAGCTCATCCGCCGGCGCGAGCGCGAGCAGCCCGGAGCGAGCAACCTCCCGCCGGCCGGCGGCACCGCGGGCCGGCCCGGACCGAGCGGCCCGGGGTCGGACCCGTTCGAGGCTGCGCGCGTACGTGCGGGCGACGACCGCACCCTGCCCGAGATGACCGACGAGCAGCTCGGCGCCGCGCTGCGCCCGGGGGTACTCGACGAGCGCGACCGCGACCGGATCACGGCCGAGGCGGACCGCCGCGACGAGCAGGCGCTGCTCGACCGCATCCGGCCGAACGGCCGGCTCGTCGACTCCCTCGCCGAGTTCAGCGACGACGAGCTCGCCCGGGTCGCGCTGCACCTCGACGACGACGGGCTGCTGCGCGTCATGGCCGAGGCGGACCGGCGCGACATCGACGCTGCCATGCCCGGGGTACGGGGCGACCTGCTCGGCATGTCCGAGCAGGCGCTCGCCACCCGGGCACGGCACGTGCCCGAGGACCGGCCGGCGATCGGCGCCGAGATCCACCGGCGCCGCCTGCTCGATTCCCTGTTTCCGGGCGGGCGCCTCGCTGGCGACCTCTCCGCGCTCGGCGACGAGCTGCTCGTGTGGGGCATCCGCTACGCCTCGCCGGCGGACGCCGAGCGGATCGCCGGCGAGATCGACCGCCGGCACCCGCCCACCCCGCCGCCACCGGCGGCCGGCGCGACAGTCGCCGACACCCTCGCAGCCCGGGACGCCCTCGACGCCGCCATGCACCCGATCCGCCTCGACGATCCGCCGCCCGTGGACCCCGACGAGTGGGGGCCGTACGGCGCCGACGTCGAGCGCGGCCCGGACGGCACCGAACACATGTCAGCCACCGAGCGATGGGTGTACGAGCGCGAGCTCGAGGCCCGTTCCGCGCGCGGGGCGTACAGCCGCGCAGAGTTGCGCGAGATGTACGACGAGCACATCTATGTGCAGTGGCTTGCCGCCGAGGACTACACCCGCGGGATCTTGCTCAATCGCAAGTCCCGGGCCGCGGGGCATGACCCGCGCCCCCTGTTCTCAGGGCCGGCCCATGTTGCGTACGCCCGGGCAAGCGAGGAGCTGATTCGTTTCTGGGAGGACGTCTCTCCCCGGATCACATTCGCCGAGTTCTCCGAGGGGGTGACCGGCGTCCGCACCGGCGCCGGCGACACCGCCCGGCATTCCGCACATGCTCAGTGGCTCAAGCAGTAG
- a CDS encoding HNH endonuclease signature motif containing protein, translating into MPRSLTDRFLDKVTAGPLGCWDWTAHIKPNGYGQIKVAGRPQYAHRVAYELVRGPIPRRLVIDHLCRRRHCANPDHLEVVTTRTNIRRGISPAARRARQTHCARGHRFDQANTYRAPNGTRHCRACAATRTRRMRLTK; encoded by the coding sequence GTGCCCCGTTCACTGACCGACCGGTTCCTCGACAAGGTCACCGCTGGGCCCCTCGGCTGCTGGGACTGGACAGCCCACATCAAGCCCAACGGCTACGGGCAGATCAAGGTCGCCGGACGCCCGCAGTACGCGCACCGCGTCGCCTACGAGCTCGTACGGGGCCCAATTCCCCGCCGGCTCGTGATCGACCACCTGTGCCGCCGCCGACACTGTGCAAACCCCGACCACCTCGAAGTGGTCACCACCCGGACCAACATCCGGCGCGGAATCAGTCCGGCCGCCCGCCGCGCACGCCAAACGCACTGCGCCCGCGGACACCGATTCGACCAAGCGAACACGTACCGCGCCCCGAACGGCACCCGGCACTGCCGAGCCTGCGCAGCGACCAGGACCCGACGAATGAGACTGACCAAGTAG
- a CDS encoding helix-turn-helix domain-containing protein encodes MADPITDADREAVRRLHAEGRSRNAIARDLGRGAATVSKIAAAEGLTFSGGARVAAATDARRADGAVRREQLADDALDGALAQVERVGAADSARDARDYATAARALTEVHAKVAELARTNKTSSAGGMLDRLADALLGTQDGAPDGG; translated from the coding sequence GTGGCCGACCCGATCACGGACGCCGACCGCGAGGCGGTCCGCCGCCTGCACGCCGAGGGGAGGTCCCGTAACGCGATCGCTCGGGACCTCGGGCGGGGCGCCGCCACCGTTTCAAAGATCGCCGCCGCCGAGGGGCTCACCTTCTCCGGCGGGGCGCGGGTCGCTGCTGCCACAGATGCCCGACGAGCCGACGGTGCGGTGCGGCGCGAACAGCTCGCCGACGACGCGCTCGACGGCGCCCTCGCGCAAGTTGAACGGGTCGGCGCCGCCGACTCTGCCCGCGACGCTCGCGACTACGCGACCGCGGCGCGGGCGCTTACCGAGGTTCACGCCAAGGTCGCCGAGCTCGCCCGCACGAATAAGACCAGCAGCGCCGGCGGGATGCTCGACCGCCTCGCCGACGCACTGCTCGGCACGCAGGACGGTGCACCGGACGGGGGGTGA